In Camelina sativa cultivar DH55 chromosome 17, Cs, whole genome shotgun sequence, the genomic stretch ccatATCATTTGTATAccctattatattttattatgtagcatgttattaaatatttttatataacaaatatttaaaaaataatggtaAATCAAAGGTTAAATATATAGCAAGGTGCAATatactttgacaaaaaaaacaaattagactaaattataaaaagtctatgaacatttttaagccaaaagattttaagaaaagatTATATGTCTCAtcatttgttatatatcatattatatttgttatataaaaggaaatttttgtatataacaaaattttactacaaagtattataacaaatatacattttccttttgtatataacaaatataatatggtacataacaaatatacatttcccttttgtatataataaatataatatggtatacaatttaaaactaacttttggatttacaaaaagaaaatgtatatatgttatactattttgtagtaaaattttattatataatcttttagtaaacttatgtaattattttgttgatttttgttctttatgaaaaaaaaaatttggtcaacACCGGTCAATatcggtcaacgccggtcaataccGGTAAACACTAGATTCCGGCAAAGAAAGTATCAGAATTAGAtggttatggtgttgtacacataactcatgtttgtttatgcatgtcCGTATGTAATGACAATAGTTCGTGTAGTTactaaaacatttatattgtttgtatgtgtggcgaTGTGTTGGCATATACTTGACGTAGctggcaatcatttttcctaaaaattataattttacataagtAACAATAATCgatattattattgattcatttcattataattgatgcaaatataaatcatttatatCACTTTCAGAATACtgacacaaaatatataattctacTTCACTTAataattgatgtatttattaatttatattaacatcacttagaaaaatgatccaaaaattacatcattttaaaaatgatgctaatcaaattatatgtcaaattaatatattaattgaactaaaagaaataaaaaagaataatatgttGCTTTTTAATCGgctaaaactaaaattcaaattgacaacacacaaaaaaaacaataaaaaaaaaaacagaataacctatatcccacatcgactgtATCAAGAAAAAGTTCTCAATATTGCTCCTATATATTCTCTCACTTAGTTGTACATCTTTAATTGGATAACAACTATTTGTGTGGGTCCCATCATAAATACAGTACAGATAATATAGGTAAATTATGAAATCTCAGTTCTCTTGAGAGAAACTTCTCTTTAGAAAagattagcaaaaaaaaactctctcgaGAAAATCTCTCTCTCGTGTCTATGGAGACTGGTCTTTAGGGTTTGGATTGGATTTGGATTTGCTCTTGTTTGGGTTGGATGAGGGCGGATCTCCCCTTGAGATTCTGTTGGTTTGTTTGGGTCGTACTCGGTTTTGATTTTGTGGATTCGCGATGGAGATTTGGGCAGATTGGGTTTCGTATCTTGGGGTTTTGTCGATTCACTTCGGTCCCATGGAGTGTGCGACGGGGGCTTAATTCAAGACATGAAGGATCTCGTCTTAGCGGTAATCTCGGGATTTTTGGTGGAAATTGGTTTGACCGGGAATGGATTCGGGGATTAAGGGGTTCTGTTGTACGGATTCTCTTGGATTCTCAATTTACAGAGAGGGGTTTGTCTCGGGCTTCAGTTCAGGGGCGTGATTCTAGGGTTTTAAGAGGCGGATATGGTGGGATGGAGATGTATTCCAGCTTTGAGGATCCGGATTTATGTCTTGTTGCGATTGGGTCTTATGTGACGAACTATAAACACCTCTCACGGGTTGAGTTCAGTTCTCATCATTCTTTCCAGTCTCGAGTTATTTGGGTTCCTTTGCAGTGTCATATAcctttgttcttttctttcggtttcttgggtttttttctgttttccagAGCAAGCTATGTCTCAGAGTGGTCTGTTGCTTCATGGTACGGCTGGGAGTTCCTCAGGGTCTGGGAGTAAGCTGAAGATCAAGGTCGCACACTTTGACAACACTGCTTTGATCGAGGGGTATGCTAAAACTTTGATTGGGCGATGCATGAATCCAGCTATGCAGGATATGAAGACTTTGCTGTTCATGCTTCCCCGGATATGGAAGATGGAGGAGAGAGTTGTTGGGGTTGATCTTGGCTTAGGGcgttttcagtttgattttgacCAAGAGGAGGACATCCAGGATGTTCTGAAGATGGAACCCTACCACTTTGACCATTGGATGCTCTCTTTGGTCAGATGGGAGCCGGTTGTGGATCCGCGATACCCCTGTCTCATCAAATTCTGGGTTCGTGTGATGGGTGTCCCTTTGCATTTCTGGGCAGATGAAAGCTTTCGGACCATTGGAGCTGATTTGGGAGAGGTGCAAGAGGTTGATCTGGATAATGGTCGGGTGAAGGTGTTATTGAACGGTTTCAAACCTCTGATCTTTGAAGCCTCTGTTGAGTTTCATAGCGGTGAGGAGACGACTATCTCTCTGAGATATGAACGTTTGTATGGTTACTGTCGGCGATGTCACAGTCTGTGTCATGACGTGAGCCGTTGCCCATTGCTTGGTGATAAGGGGAAACAACGCCTTGAGGATGGTTTTGATTCTCGATCCGTGGATAAGTTACAGAGCTACAAGGGTGCGACAGTGAATGGTGGGGTTCAGGGTAATGGTTCGGGTGTGAGTGGTGCTGGTTCAGGGGCGTCTATTCAGGGCTCTTCTCATGGGAATGGGCGTGGTGTGGGACATCAGGCTGGGCATTATCGAGCTTATCAGGGCTCGGGTAGCAAGTGGAGAAAgactaaaaaaatttcttcttctgcGGATGAGAGTTTGGTGAAGAAGGACATACCTGTGGTTCCACCTTCTACAACAACATCTCAGGTGGTTGGTTCAGCGAGTGGTGCAGCTCAAATCCCCACTACCATTGAGGGCATTAACCTTTCTCCAACTGAGCAGAAGATGCTTGATGATCTTCTGGGTCCTCAAGGGGATGTGTATGTGGCTGCGGATGATGCCTTGGTGGTTTCAGCGCAGGGGCCTGAAAAAAAGGTGTGTAAGAATCTGTTTCCCAGTGTACCAGCCTCAGGGACCATGGAGTTGTCACAATAAGAGGTTCTTTTCTCTGAGGATCTTGGTAATTTGTTGGGGCAAGAGTTTTCGTCTAGGGGTGAGAATGACTTGAGCTTTATGGATACTATCATGGAGGAGCAAGGTGGGGTGTCCAAGGGGTCTTCCCAAGAGGATATTGCTTTAACAGATGAGAGAGAGGTTGATGAGGGCTCTGCTGGGGTGGTTCTTACGGATCAAGCTTCGAGTGAAGAGGTTAATGTTGGTGAGGAAGTTGTCTCTGAGGCTGTTGGTGGTATTGTGCCTCCGGTATCGGCCAGAGTGGTGAAGCAGAAGGGTTCTCTTCCGGGTGCAAGTACAAAGAAAAGGAACATGGTTTCCTTGACATCTCCGCGTAAGAAGGCGGTTGCCAAAGGGGGTGGACTGACTGGGAAAGTCGGTTCTCACCAAGGAAGAAAGCCTCCAACTCACCCAGCTtaatttatgtgtgttttaCGACGAGGGCAGCATGGTGGTGATGAGCAAGCCTTGGTCTGGGCTTCGGTGTGCTTTTTGGTTTatcctgttttgttttctttgaataagGCACCAGTGGTTATTCCGCATGGttgtagttttgttttggtttggttgttatttttcttctgtttcattCTGGGTTGTGCCCTTTGTTTCTTATGTATTCAAGCAATAAAACCTTCCTGTTCGCCCTTAATTTGGTTTACTGAATTACTGTTATACATGTCTCGGTATTGGGATAATTATGGGATGTGTcgtatttttattttgaggtTTCGGTGTGAATCAGGATATGGGCCCTTATCGGGCCTTTTTCTTTGTCTCATGACAGTTTCGTTCCTTGGGCCTTTTATGGATAAATTAGTCTCGAGTTTCTGGTTTTTAATATCTTCGGTGggttatatttttcttcaacCTTCTCATCCCATTTCCGctgttattttaaatcttgcttCTTTTCATATTACTATGGGTTTTTCTGGTGTGCACTTTTTTGACAGGCTTGGTACAACGGTTTATTTCTGGTACTTGTCATGGTATCCTTTTCCAGAGGGTGGGAGAAGGAAACCTCGGGGTTTCTCATACCCATTTTGTTAAAAgtttttatgaatataataaGTTAGAATTGTCAAGGCCTGGGTAACAAGGCCACTATTGGACATCTCAGGGATTTATGGTCTAACCATCGgcctgattttttatttcttatggagacgaaacaatcatatttttttgttgagaaaTTTGTGGGACACTTTGggtataaaaatttaaaaacaattgaaCCTATTGGGTGTAGTGGGGGTCTGGCCCTCTTTTATAATCAAGCTGATTTTCAggtaaatgttttatttgagtCTAATCGGTTAATTGATATTGAAGCGGTTTTCAAAGGACGGATAATATACTTAACTTTTATTTATGGTGATCCAGTCCCTAAGAACAGAGATTTGGTTTGGGAACGTCTTGTACGGATTAGTACTACTCGTTCCTCTCCATGGTTTGTggttggggattttaatgagcTGAGAGGGAATCATGAGAAGCGTGGGGGGAAGTTACGTCATCCTTCCTCCTTCCTCTCTTTTAATGGTATGATCCAGGACTGTGGTTTTTTGGAGTTCCCCTATCTTGGGGACTGTTTGTCCAGGAGGGGCTGATGGGATAAAAAACCTATTCGCTGTCGTTTGGATAGAGCTTTAGggaatgaggattggcatgattTGTTCCCAGATACTGTGACTGAATATTTGCTGATGATAGCATCCGATCATAAGCCACTCTTGGTTAATACCGGCGCTGGATTGGTAAGTCAGGGTTGATGGATGCGATTAATTCGGGATGGGAGGGGCTTCGGACCAGGGACCAGGTTCTTTCGTGGAAAAAATTGGGAATTGCAGACGGGAAATCTCCCAGTGGCGCAAGGCACAAGTTCCTTTTGGTAGGGAAACcattgaggatttgaaaagaCAATTAGAGGTCGCTCTGGAGGATGATACTGTTCCTCCTGATGTTATCTCAGATTTACAGAATAGGTTGCGCCAGGCCTATGGGGATGAGGAAATTCATTGGTATCAGAAGAGTCGGAGTAAGTGGATGCGATTAGGAGATcagaatacaaaatattttcatgccCAAACAAAGCAAAGACGTGCTCGCAATCGGATTACTGGCTTGTTTTCTAAGGACAATGTCTGGTCAACTGAGGATGGGGACATTTGTCACACGGCAGTATCATATTTCGAGGAATTGTTTACATCAACAAATCCGGACAACTTTGAGGAGATTTTAAGGGAGGTAATTCCGGTAATTACTGATGAGGAGAATGAGCGGCTTATAGGTCCGGTAACAGAGGCCGAAGTAAAGTCagctttgtttatgatgcacCTGGATAAAGCCCCAGGCCCGGACGGGATGACTGCTCTGTTTTTCCAGAAAGCTTGGGAATAGTGAAAAGGGACGTAGTGGCTTTGGTTAATAGGTTTTTTGTGGAGGGGATTTTTGAAAAGGATATGAATCGTACTCATCTTTGTCTTATTCCAAAGGTGGCAAAGCCTACTAGGATGGCAGAAATGCGTCCGATTAGTCTATGTAATGTGGGATATAAAATCATCTCGAAAATACTGTGTCAGCGGCTTAAGAGGGTTTTACCTGGTCTTATCTCTGAGACCCAATCGACCTTTGTTCCCGGCCAGTTGATCTCAGATAATATACTTATTGCACAAGAGATGTTTCACAGTTTACGTACTAACCCGTCTTGTAAGACGAAATTTATGGCCATAAAAACAGACATGATTAAGGCTTACcaaagttttctcttttgtttgtgaACGACTTCAGAGTCGCACGAATGGTTGGACGGCAAATTTGCTTTCGAAAGGGGGGAAAGAAGTAATAATTAAATCTGTAGCTACTGCTGTGCCGACCTTcgtgatgtcttgttttcggaTCCCTAAAACAATCACATCCAAACTTACTAGTGCGGTGgcgaatttttggtggagttctaaTGGACAATCAGGGGGAATGCATTGGCTTGCTTGGGAAAAATTATGCGTTAGTAAACAGCTAGGTGGTCTTGGATTTaggaatgtggatgattttaataCAGCCTTGCTGGCTAAACAGCTTTGGCGATTAATTGATGCTCCGGATTCCctgtttgccagggtttttaaaagtaggtaCTATAGGAATACGCATCCGTTGGATCCAATTAGGTCTTACTCCCCATCGtatgggtggaggagtatttgttccgctcgctctctggttaacaaaggacttattaaatGGGTTGGCTTCAGGGACACCATTTCCATATTGTCTGATCCTTGGGTGccagctcaattcccgagaccagctttaagtaGGGGCCTGGTAAAGGACCTCTCCCTTCAAATGACTCATTTAATTGATCGTCAGACTAATTCTTGGCGGATGGACATGCTCTATGAGCATTTTGCTCCAGACGATGTGGCTTTGATCCAGGCTATACCTCTAGGTGGTAATCAGAGGGTCGACCTATTCGGTTGGCATTTTACGAAAACAGGGCGGTATATAGTCAAATCGGGCTACCACACAGCACGTTTTGATGAAAAGCGAACTTTTAAGCCCTGTGGTTCTGGGCCGGAAATTACCCCCTCCTAGCTAGCGTTTGGAGGGTCCGTTGCCCTCctaaaattcaacattttatgtggcaagtccTAACTGGATGCATTTCGGTTTCGGCTAACCTGGGGCGTCGAGGTATTGCATGTGACATTGGATGTGTTCGTTGTGGATCGGATGAGGAGACAATAAATCATGCAATTTTTGTCTACCCTCCTGCTCATCAGGTATGGGCTTTGGCCCATGTCCTGGTGGGCCCACTCTCCTTTCCGATGGAATCGGTGTATGCAAATGTGGACCACTTCTTAGGGCAGCAAAATCCAGGGGCAAATATTGTGGCCTTTCTttggcttatgtggtatatttggaaagcccGGAATGTAcgagtttttgaaaatattgtggaGAAACCGGAGGATATTGTTAGGATTGCAGAAGGAGAAGCTACAGGGTGGCAGAAGGCACAACTCGAGGAGGATATCGGTATCTCTGTTTCATTCCCTGTAGGTATATCGGTTCCGGCGGCTACAACCTCACTTCCAACTGAGTTCTCGGGTTACTGCTACTTTATAGATGGTTCCTGGAAAGCAGGAGACCAATTTGCAGGCGCTGGATGGTGTTGTACCTCACTACAGGCTGCGTCGCCGTTGATGGGCGCTAGGAGTTTTCGACGAAGTCTATCTCCATTACATGCCGAAGCTGAAGCTTTCCTGTGGGCGATGCAGTGCATGATTGGCCATGATTTCCGGGACGTGTCTTTCTATACGGACTGtgcagatttggtgaagatggtgtcttcttcttctaactgGCCAGCTTTCTCGACGTACTTGGACGACATCACGATGGATAGGGaagaattttcttctttctctttatcttatATTTCAAGAAAAGCTAATGTAACTGCGGactctttggcacgccaagcgcgtacctCTCCGCATCATGTTCTGTTTGTAAACAAATTTTCTTCccattggctcgtttgagctgatcttttgtaattatgaaatgaatatataaacaaatatgattaaaatataaataattaagtattatattaaagaaaaaattatattcatataatttattatattattgatttcaACATCAGTTTTctgaaatgatataaatatttaacattagttttgataaatgatgcaaatattttatatcaatttagtaaaaatgatgTAAGACTTGCAACATTTTTTAGAAGTGATGTAAATGAACATCAATTCTAATAACTGAagcaaatatttgtttcaattgATGTAAATCATTTACTTAAGTGATGCAATATATTTTTGATCATTTAAacctaatacaaatataaaatataaatgatgtaaaaccatttttgttttgtagtgcGTAGAACGAATTATATTCTTCAAATTATCCAAAGCAGAAagggtgagagagagatatactTACTGAAACTTGCTTCGACATCATCAAAGGAGAGAATTGTGTTTTTCCCGATCAACAAAACTTTCGACGAAGCCAGCTGCAATATTACCCACAGAGACAGGATTATGATCCAACTACGGCTCATGTTGTACTGTACGTACCCTAGGGTTTTAATCCAACTCGAACGAATAAATCACTACTGGCCAAATCAACAACATGCAAAgtcaaaactatatattgtaTAGAGAGAAAACTGGAAAAGATTAATTAGGGATACAAAACAAGGGAAGAGATGCACAGTTGCACACCCATAGACTTCCATTGGtaaattttctttcatttactTAGTATAATAATACCATGTGTTTCACCATTAATatgttttaatcaaatattatatatactaagtATATTTAGTCAACTCGACCCCGTACATCGTGGGAAATTGCAAAAATGTGCCGTCAAATTCACATGTTTATTTTAGAATAGTACTAGTATTACTTTTTTACTAAAGCTTCTATTGATATTTGTAATAATCTGTCCCATGGACTCCACTAacctcactgctagcccactagcctcactgctagtcGCCCTAACGAATCCCAAGCTGctcctgcagggcatcgatcataGCCCATCACtatggatatccaaatccaccagtaggttattggtgtgcCAGGTGTTTCTCGAACCCTGGTTTCCACCTTTTAACAATCTTCCCACGGGACAAgatgtcaccaattgatctgcagatAAGTCTAATGGAGTAGTTTAGACAATTTTTTACAATGTGTCTTTTTTCTTAGAATTGatatgtgtcttttttctttttatgatcaACAGAATTGATATTTGTCTATGTTTTAAATTCAAAGAGAAACAACTTTAGCATTTTCAACTTAAAAAATCTCCATAAGCAAATACTGACTTTCTCTCTCTTAACACCACTCTTatcttttagagagagaaaggagatttCCGGTGAACACcggactttttgttttttctttccgaCAAGCTTGACTCTGTTGTGCTGTGTCGGATGTATATATTTCCATCTTAGCtattatagttattatttattaagcTAAGattggattttagattttgtttttgtttttcttcttctttctacagGAACTTCAATCAGATCCCGCAAAAGAAAGATTGGTTTAGCCATCGGCTTAACTTATCTCAAGATGGAGTAATATCTTCGCTAACAAATTCTTCGTTGATGAATAACGGAGTAGACCTCAGATTAGGTCTAAAGGCGGAGCTTCTGTCTCAGATTTAGTTGTAAGTCggaaaaaatctgaaaattttcaagAATTCCAATCTTGCGGACGAATCAGTAGAAGAAGTTAGCGATGGTGGATCTGAAGTCCGGCGATGGAGCTGAGCCTGGTCGTGGATCTGGTCGGTTACGATCGTGTCAAATCTCCTCCTTCTCACGTGTGGACACATGTGCACACATGGCACTTTAATCTGTTATTCTTATCTTGAATTGGGTAGGATAAGTGGGCTTAATTTTAAACGAAGTTGTAAATGTTGGGGGAATTGGGCTTTTATTACACCATCTGTAATGACCTTTGggttttcattttaataaaaatgaaatggccgacaaaaaaaataaatcccCATAAAGAATGGGCTTTgaaaagtgttaaaaaaaaagaatgggcTTTGAAACAAACTTTATGACCTTCTAGAGAGCTCTCCCAATAGAAGGGTCCAGCCCATTTCTAAAGGTCTCTCCCAATTCCATATTCTCTCCGGCGAACCTTCCAGGACCTTCTAAGCTCTAATTCTCACGACACGACCACTTTCATCAGTCCAAAATTGAGATCAATCTTCACGACGAACGAGAGAACTAATGGAGCAATCGGCTGCTCCACAACCTCCGTCGATGCCGTTACCATATCTTCCAAGCTCCGTTCAAGCCTCGAGAGATGACCTTCAATGTATCGGAACTATGGAGATCGTCCGGCCAAAGCCAGTCGGTTTTCTCTGTGGCACCATACCTGTTCTCGCCGATAACTCGTATCCGGCTTTTACTTCGGCTCTCCTCCCTCCTCAGGAAACGTTTGTTACATCTCccacttcttcttcgtcatatAACGGTTCTGCTTACACTTTGTttgaagcttttttattttcaatttgttgCAGCGTCGTCACTGCTCCAAGGTACCAGATGCTTCCGATGGAGACAGATCTTAATCGGCCTCCTTTGTTGACGGATTTTCCCGATAATGTTTTACCCCTCGCCGCCGTCAAGTCTAGGATCACCGGAGGTATGGTTTAGTTGTTCTAGTTATACTTGTGGCGTTTAATTAGTCTACTTTGTTTTCcacaatttattttgtttatggtgTTTTCACTTGACAGATATATCTAAGGAGGCTAATGTGATTGCTTCGAACCTTAGCAAGAAATGTGAAGCCCTTGCTGTGTCTGGTTTAGTGGAATATGGGGATGAGATAGATGTGATTGCTCCTGTTGATATTCTTAAGCAAATCTTTAAGATACCTTACTCGAAAGCTCGCGTTTCCATAGCAGTTCAGCGGGTTGGACAGACTCTAGTCTTGAATCCTGGGTGCGTCTTTgacttatttttgttatttcaatCTTTGTAGTTTTCAATGAGCAAGTCTTGATGTTGGGACTTACATCTTGTGTGTTGCAGACCTGATGTTGAGGAGGGAGAAAAACTGATTAGGAGGCATAACAATCAACCCACATGTACAAAAAACGTGGATGAATCTTTGTTTCTAAACTTTGCTATGCATTCAGTGAGGATGGAGGCTTGTGATATTCCCCCGACGCATCGTCCACATACAGAGAACTACTCGAGTTCGTCTGCTCTCCCTGCGGGGGAGAACTCTCATGGGCTTCAACAGAATTGTGATAGTGCTCCAGACGACAGACTTGATAACCCTGCAGGAGGTAGTAAACAATCTAAACGGGATGGTTTCATTTGTCAACCTAAGAAGAGCAAAAAAACCAAGGCACGTGAGccggtaaaaaaaaacactcaaatcaGTGAAAAGATCAAGCCTTCCGGAGACTCTGATAAACATAGAAGAGGTGGGAGCAACGAATTTTTAAGAGTTCTGTTTTGGCAATTCCACAACTTCCGCATGCTTTTGGGCAGTGATCTGCTTCTGTTCAGCAATGAAAAATATCTGGCTGTAAGCTTGCACTTGTGGGATGTTAGCCAAAAGGTTGCTGCTAAAACTCTAAGTGGTTCTGCTTTTCCAATTTTTCTGTAGACCTCtgttaatttttctcttttcacgCAGGTTACACCTTTAACCTGGCTTGAAGCTTGGCTTGATAATGTAATGGCCAGTGTGCCCGAGTTAGCAATTTGCTATCATGAGAATGGTATTGTCCAAGGGTATGAGCTTTTGAAAACAGACGATATCTTTTTACTAAAAGGTATCTCTGAGGATGGTACACCTGCCTTCAATCCTCATGTTGTTCAGCAAAACGGTCTTACTGTTTTAAGGTTTCTTCAATCAAATTGCAAAGAGGATCCTGGAGCTTATTGGGTAATGTTTTAATTATCTCTGAAATTGTTATATCATTCCTCCAAAAATTTTCCTTGCGTACTCAGAATGATTTGGTTATGTCTTCTTCAGCTCTACAAAAGCGCTGGTGAAGATGTGCTTCAGCTCTTTGATCTTTCCATTATTTCAAAGAACCATTCAAGCGTTCATAACGACAATGCAAGCTCATTACCTTCTTTGATTCACACTGGGAGAAGTGACTCTATGTTTTCTTTAGGAAATCTTCTTTACCGTGTTGGTCATAGGCTTTCTTTGTCAGTGGTGAGTAGGGCGAGCATTAATCTTCATGTAACATCAATAAGATATTAACTTCCACTTTCTGACACTTTGCATCTTTTGCAGGTGCCGAATGATAGGAACAAGTGCGCTAGGTTCCTCAGACAATGTTTAAATTGCTTGGACGGGCCTGATCATATGGTATTGGtcgttaaaatatatatattttttaatatcagTGAACTGTTTTCTCTTTAAACTTTTGATGGGTACTCATTAGTGATACCATTCTGGTAGGTTGTGCGAGCATATGCACACGAGCAGTTTGCAAGGCTTATTCTGAACAATGACGAGGAATTTGATTCGACTTTTGAGTCTAATAGTGTGCAACGTGAAGTGAAAATAACAGACCTAGAGGAGGAATCACTTGATCCTGTTACTATTGTTGACCGTGCAAATGAGGCCTTGATTTTCTCAGAGGACAAGTTCACAGAAGATTGCTCAGTTTCTACTATAGCGCCTTTAATATCTGTTACACCAAAGTTGGAAACAAATGTGTCGCCTTGCAATGAACTCGTACATTCAGATACTCCAGACTCCCACGATACTGAAAGCTCTGCAGTGAACACCAGTTCAGATACTAATTTCGATTGTGGTCCGGTATGCCAAACTGCAACTAGTCTGATTTCATCTAAAGTAGCTGCAGTAAACCATGTTTCTCAAGCTATAAAGTCTCTGAGGTGGACACGTCAACTACAATCTTCAGAACAGGAGGATGCATTTCATGATATGTTGCCTGATTTTTCCAAGTGTGCATGTGGTGATCCTGATTGTATTGAGGTTTGTGATATACGTAAGTGGCTTCCAACATCCAAACTAGACAGGAAATTGTGGAACCTCGTTCTGCTTCTCGGTGAATCATATCTGTCTCTAGGGGAAGCTTACAAAGAAGATGGACAATTGCACCAAGCTTTGAATACTGTGGAGTTAGCTTGCTCGATTTATGGATCAATGCCCCAGAAGTTTGAGGAGACATTGTTTGTTTCCTCGATGAACAAGTCTCTTTCATTGCAGTCAAAATCGCAAGCAACAACGCAAGTGGaagatttagaagaaaaatcagGGCCATGTGACATCAGTGTCAGAGAACTTTCATCAACACGCCTCTTTTGGGCTAAAGTATGGATGTTGGTTGGCGACATATATGTTCAGTTCCACATTCTTAAAGGTCAGGAGCTCTC encodes the following:
- the LOC104757866 gene encoding uncharacterized protein LOC104757866, coding for MEQSAAPQPPSMPLPYLPSSVQASRDDLQCIGTMEIVRPKPVGFLCGTIPVLADNSYPAFTSALLPPQETVVTAPRYQMLPMETDLNRPPLLTDFPDNVLPLAAVKSRITGDISKEANVIASNLSKKCEALAVSGLVEYGDEIDVIAPVDILKQIFKIPYSKARVSIAVQRVGQTLVLNPGPDVEEGEKLIRRHNNQPTCTKNVDESLFLNFAMHSVRMEACDIPPTHRPHTENYSSSSALPAGENSHGLQQNCDSAPDDRLDNPAGGSKQSKRDGFICQPKKSKKTKAREPVKKNTQISEKIKPSGDSDKHRRGGSNEFLRVLFWQFHNFRMLLGSDLLLFSNEKYLAVSLHLWDVSQKVTPLTWLEAWLDNVMASVPELAICYHENGIVQGYELLKTDDIFLLKGISEDGTPAFNPHVVQQNGLTVLRFLQSNCKEDPGAYWLYKSAGEDVLQLFDLSIISKNHSSVHNDNASSLPSLIHTGRSDSMFSLGNLLYRVGHRLSLSVVPNDRNKCARFLRQCLNCLDGPDHMVVRAYAHEQFARLILNNDEEFDSTFESNSVQREVKITDLEEESLDPVTIVDRANEALIFSEDKFTEDCSVSTIAPLISVTPKLETNVSPCNELVHSDTPDSHDTESSAVNTSSDTNFDCGPVCQTATSLISSKVAAVNHVSQAIKSLRWTRQLQSSEQEDAFHDMLPDFSKCACGDPDCIEVCDIRKWLPTSKLDRKLWNLVLLLGESYLSLGEAYKEDGQLHQALNTVELACSIYGSMPQKFEETLFVSSMNKSLSLQSKSQATTQVEDLEEKSGPCDISVRELSSTRLFWAKVWMLVGDIYVQFHILKGQELSRRTKETSTNHLKMPSEVVKEVQRLKKKLTEYSQNCASCSLVNCSCKSDRASSGSSASSSSTSNGSSARTVPHSRKHNRKLQSKNVASRLSRNVEDERVNFKVENTSHKEESTSKGRKEAFPLEQNEFNSKGSPGAKKGGIFKYIKVSKTDDAESNLLAALNCYEETRRALQELPSGCLELQSVLRKKGWVCNELGRNRLGSKELNKAEDVFADAIVAFKEVCDHPNVILINCNLGHGRRALAEEMVPKTEALKLHPAFKNAYQQALGTAKLEYSKSLRYYMAAKTELDVATKEASSVPDNLKVEVYTQLAHTYLRFGMLLANEDTTPADREQKIILENTHDSSSDGKSSDLRKHDVLSASDAIREALALYESLGEIRKQEAAYAYLQLARYHKSCCLRFLETERQGSSPKPETNVIQRAKQYALLADRNWQKSMDFYGPENRPSMFLTILIERSALSFSISNFWQLNAMLESALTRLLEGRHIPKTYAESLRTEDPELYTKFWAQLQMVLKRMLALSLPASKSQTCGRSEDSRKLRELYKASLKSTNLGELNAMHVLWTS